In Amia ocellicauda isolate fAmiCal2 chromosome 5, fAmiCal2.hap1, whole genome shotgun sequence, a genomic segment contains:
- the LOC136750625 gene encoding zinc finger protein 271: MLTDCACSKGLWRGGSETGLAMDMIELFTSLLDLHRQQLQALTRQGEIQAAALVQLLREPGFQPRGGLNMPKMRPNEDPESYLAVFECVAASCQLPKEQWAAQLVDLLSEDTWAVDPTLGSQVVLDYDWLKSRLLHMARFSEDAHRLDFRSLGCPPGKSPRALGQQLYRSASHWLRPERRTPVEMLHRLVIDQFLSALPKDTAALVQSHCPTELEEAIRIAEGHLGLSESSARPPPSTNNAPELAEAIASPSEPETTISVQQALLASEEVTYAMGLCFVAQDVSSATQTEDMPNISEQSEGQETRTESFLTKQEAVALGSACIKLEIPDLEYICLEEESSWVSPSQDKQGLSDSDSAGSHKAASEPVSSAEKLESSLLDSIKRESALESVHSRDIASTTHDKLEPPQSESLERKPHNKQIEKSREGKGGMPTERKGEETGSLRIGKRRKSPSQPVSLTKSSTPEMAQPCFRRRKKADHKCVECGGCFFSSLQLQKHKMMHMADSPNQPSDGSRKLNKRQQQQRNRDRPYCCGICGSSFSKGHHLKRHARIHSGEKPHRCSECGKSFGESHTLKRHQLVHTGLRLYPCPDCSKRFSQRSCLKEHCKIHTGEKPFKCGECGKMFRHKCVLRKHSRVHTGERPYCCRECGKTFIESGSLKKHSAIHDKQKVDLEQTGGRRGRGMKPNRTSNLSRVLCSSTLPFQAAPKVNPPRIQRGTVPPGGFQFQEANEQEEQLMGCPPCEWIPASQQVAPWWGEAGGAHAVWRVIMRRGEMSDLRTEQNEKGVLICIEDKASQQVPEAEQCRQNDQVGSPRVKSEFLGKLPFRLDEVSDLGSQRAEEVTDHLQALPVFEGPLLFNGSPTSTSEMRVPGIEHPTDCPDKPFSCHLCTKSFSKAKRLKEHQRIHTRQRPHQCAQCEKRFPTLSELKKHQHIHTGDKPFRCSECERCFNRLRNLKRHYQIHTGETPFPCPVCGNSFTTLAVLQRHQRTHTGEKPFSCSQCQRRFRQIGHLHSHQRTHTGERPYCCSECDKRFNELSSLKRHQRTHTGEKPYCCAQCCKSFITLAELKRHQNTHTGAKPYNCAVCHKSFSQLRNLKRHHQIHTGDKPHHCTPCGKRFITSSDLKRHWQRMHAKEEALSGLNIRAVVIG, encoded by the exons ATGCTCACAGACTGTGCATGTTCGAAGGGgctgtggagaggaggcagtgagACTGGATTAGCGATGGATATGATTGAATTATTTACGTCATTACTGGACCTACACAGGCAGCAGCTGCAAGCCCTCACTAGACAAGGGGAAATCCAGGCAGCGGCCCTCGTTCAGCTCCTGAGAGAGCCAGGATTCCAGCCGCGTGGAGGGCTGAACATGCCTAAAATGAGGCCCAATGAAGACCCAGAGTCCTACCTAGCAGTGTTTGAGTGTGTTGCTGCAAGCTGCCAGTTGCCCAAGGAGCAGTGGGCTGCCCAACTGGTAGACCTACTGAGTGAGGATACGTGGGCTGTGGATCCTACCCTGGGGTCACAGGTGGTTCTTGATTATGACTGGCTGAAATCCAGGCTGCTGCACATGGCCAGGTTTTCAGAGGATGCCCACCGGCTGGATTTTCGCTCTCTGGGCTGTCCCCCAGGGAAGAGTCCACGCGCTCTGGGGCAACAGCTCTACAGATCAGCCAGCCACTGGCTCAGACCTGAGAGGCGGACACCTGTTGAAATGCTCCACCGCTTGGTTATTGATCAGTTTTTGTCTGCCCTACCCAAGGACACTGCTGCTCTTGTGCAAAGCCACTGCCCGACCGAGCTGGAGGAGGCTATCCGCATTGCCGAAGGCCACCTAGGCCTCTCTGAATCCTCAGCTCGGCCACCCCCTTCCACCAACAATGCTCCGGAACTAGCTGAAGCTATAGCCAGCCCCAGTGAACCAGAAACTACCATTTCTGTTCAGCAGGCATTGCTGGCGTCCGAGGAAGTGACATATGCTatgggattgtgttttgtggcaCAGGACGTGTCTTCAGCTACCCA GACAGAGGATATGCCGAACATTAGTGAGCAGAGTGAAGGCCAAGAAACAAGGACAGAGTCTTTCCTCACCAAGCAAGAAGCAGTTGCTCTGGGATCTGCCTGCATTAAACTGGAGATCCCAGATTTGGAGTACATCTGCCTTGAAGAGGAGAGTTCCTGGGTGAGTCCTTCTCAAGACAAACAGGGGTTAAGTGATTCTGACTCCGCTGGTTCTCACAAGGCAGCATCTGAACCGGTTTCTAGTGCCGAGAAGCTGGAGTCATCACTGCTGGATTCCATTAAACGGGAGTCTGCACTGGAATCTGTCCACAGCAGAGATATAGCAAGCACCACTCATGACAAACTGGAGCCACCACAATCTGAATCGCTAGAGAGGAAGCCACACAACAAACAGATTGAGAAATCCCGGGAAGGTAAGGGAGGGATGCCTACTGAGAGGAAAGGCGAAGAGACTGGCTCACTCAGGATAGGGAAAAGGCGAAAATCCCCTTCTCAGCCTGTCTCACTAACCAAATCTAGTACACCTGAAATGGCCCAGCCTTGTTTCAGACGCAGAAAGAAGGCTGACCACAAGTGCGTGGAGTGTGGAGGCTGCTTCTTCAGTAGCCTCCAACTCCAGAAGCATAAGATGATGCATATGGCTGATTCACCCAACCAGCCTTCAGATGGTAGTAGGAAGCTCAACAAAAGGCAACAGCAGCAGCGCAACCGGGATAGGCCATACTGCTGCGGCATCTGTGGTAGCAGCTTCAGCAAGGGCCATCACCTTAAACGGCATGCACGCATCCACAGCGGAGAGAAGCCTCACCGCTGTTCAGAATGCGGGAAGAGCTTTGGGGAGTCCCACACACTCAAAAGACACCAGCTGGTTCACACGGGCCTCAGACTCTATCCCTGCCCTGACTGCAGCAAAAGATTCAGCCAACGCTCATGCCTTAAGGAGCACTGCAAGATCCACACGGGGGAGAAGCCCTTCAAATGTGGCGAGTGTGGGAAAATGTTCCGGCACAAGTGTGTCCTGAGGAAGCATTCCCGTGTTCACACAGGTGAGCGGCCATACTGCTGCAGAGAGTGCGGGAAGACTTTCATTGAGTCAGGCAGCCTGAAAAAGCACTCGGCTATCCATGACAAACAGAAAGTGGACCTTGAGCAAACTGGGGGAAGGAGGGGGCGGGGAATGAAACCTAATAGAAC GAGCAATCTTAGTAGAGTACTTTGCAGTAGTACCTTGCCATTCCAGGCAGCACCGAAAGTGAACCCCCCCAGGATCCAGCGAGGGACAGTGCCTCCTGGGGGGTTCCAGTTTCAGGAGGCAAATGAACAGGAGGAGCAGCTGATGGGCTGTCCCCCATGCGAGTGGATCCCAGCCTCACAGCAGGTGGCTCCCTGGTGGGGAGAGGCAGGAGGAGCACATGCAGTGTGGAGAGTGATT atGCGCAGAGGGGAAATGTCTGATCTCAGGACAGAACAAAATGAGAAGGGTGTGCTGATCTGCATTGAAGACAAGGCCTCTCAGCAGGTGCCTGAGGCAGAGCAGTGTAGACAGAACGATCAAGTGGGCTCTCCCAGAGTTAAGAGCGAGTTTCTGGGGAAGCTCCCCTTTCGCTTGGATGAGGTCTCAGATCTTGGATCACAGCGTGCTGAAGAAGTCACAGACCATTTGCAAGCTTTGCCCGTCTTTGAGGGCCCACTTCTGTTTAACGGTAGCCCAACCAGTACGAGTGAGATGAGGGTGCCAGGGATTGAGCATCCCACAGATTGCCCAGACAAGCCCTTTAGCTGCCATCTGTGCACCAAGAGCTTCAGCAAGGCCAAGCGGCTAAAGGAGCACCAGAGGATCCACACTAGGCAGCGTCCACACCAGTGTGCCCAGTGCGAGAAGCGCTTCCCCACCCTGTCGGAGCTCAAGAAGCACCAGCACATCCACACTGGAGACAAACCCTTCCGCTGCTCCGAGTGTGAACGCTGCTTCAACCGCCTGCGCAACCTCAAGCGCCACTACCAGATCCACACCGGTGAGACGCCCTTCCCCTGCCCGGTGTGCGGGAACAGCTTCACCACACTAGCTGTTCTGCAGCGGCACCAGCGTACCCACACTGGCGAGAAGCCCTTCAGCTGTAGCCAGTGCCAGCGCCGCTTCAGGCAGATCGGCCACCTCCATTCCCACCAGCGCACCCACACGGGGGAGAGGCCCTACTGCTGCTCTGAGTGTGACAAGCGCTTCAATGAGCTCAGTTCTCTCAAGAGGCACCAGCGCACCCACACAGGGGAGAAGCCCTACTGCTGCGCCCAGTGCTGCAAGAGCTTCATCACCCTGGCAGAGCTGAAGCGGCACCAGAACACCCACACTGGTGCCAAGCCCTATAACTGTGCCGTGTGCCATAAAAGCTTCAGCCAGTTGCGCAATCTCAAGAGACACCACCAGATTCACACGGGGGACAAGCCACACCATTGCACTCCCTGTGGCAAGCGATTCATCACCTCCTCTGACCTCAAGAGGCACTGGCAGCGCATGCATGCCAAAGAGGAGGCCCTGAGCGGCCTGAACATAAGGGCGGTTGTCATTGGATAA
- the mdm2 gene encoding E3 ubiquitin-protein ligase Mdm2 isoform X1 has protein sequence MFILKVTDRMETDNCLSNSQINAADNEKLVKPKGKLQTLLKHAGADKDIFTMKEVMFYLGQYIMDKQLYDKKQQHIVHCSNDLLGDVLGVSSFSVKEPRILYAMFSKNLVAVKNHDSQSGFTEPRSQSEPDRGPEKEESNRTSTATSCSSTSERRRRRSSDHAGASTDEEHCEPRKRHKSDSISLTFDDSLSWCVIGGLRRDRGNSESSDSRSDEIDISGSEDSETSFSQDSDSDHFSVEFEVESIYSDTYSQNDEASELTDEDNEVYEVTVYEADDGDDSFDEDPEISEADYWKCLQCEELNPPLPRHCPRCWSVRPDWFPELESDQKSWPTKSSPDIAAVVDKHSTEEGIDVPDGKRCKSEHPCDPREDSSKDVSGTKILATESQETQYSLPSTSGSSCPASQEEAPELERMSSLEATLPQSSIEPCVICQSRPKNGCIVHGRTGHVMACYTCAKKLKKRNKLCPVCREPIQSVVLTYFS, from the exons atgtttatcttAAAG GTAACAGACAGAATGGAAACTGATAACTGCTTAAGCAATTCACAGATAAATGCAGCTGATAATGAAAAACTT gtgAAACCAAAAGGGAAACTGCAAACTCTGCTGAAGCATGCAGGTGCAGATAAGGATATTTTCACAATGAAAGAG gtcATGTTTTATCTGGGACAGTACATCATGGATAAACAACTTTATGACAAGAAACAGCAACACATAGTGCATTGTTCTAATGATCTTCTTGGTGATGTTCTGGGAGTGAGCAGCTTCTCTGTTAAAGAGCCCCG aATCCTCTATGCAATGTTTTCTAAAAACCTGGTTGCTGTCAAAAATCATG ATTCACAGTCTGGATTTACAGAGCCCAGAAGTCAAAGCGAGCCAGACAGAGGGCCGGag AAAGAGGAAAGCAATCGAACATCAACAGCTACTTCCTGTTCGTCTACTTCTGAACGAAGAAGGCGAAGAAGTAGTGACCATG CTGGAGCCTCTACAGATGAAGAGCATTGTGAGCCGAGGAAAAGGCACAAGTCTGACAGCATCTCGCTGACATTTGATGATAGCCTCTCCTGGTGCGTCATTGGAGGCCTTAGGAGAGATCGCGGAAACAGTGAGTCTTCGGATTCTCGGAGTGAT gaAATAGATATTTCTGGTAGTGAGGACTCTGAAACATCTTTCAGTCAGGATTCTGATTCAGACCACTTCAGTGTGGAGTTTGAAGTGGAATCTATTTACTCCGACACCTATAGCCAGAATGATGAGGCTTCGGAGCTGACCGATGAAGACAATGAG GTATATGAGGTCACGGTCTATGAGGCAGATGATGGCGATGACTCCTTTGATGAGGACCCTGAGATCTCGGAAGCA GATTATTGGAAATgcctgcagtgtgaggagttgAATCCCCCTCTTCCTCGACACTGCCCCCGCTGCTGGTCTGTGCGCCCAGACTGGTTTCCGGAGTTGGAAAGCGATCAAAAATCCTGGCCCACCAAGTCATCTCCTGACATTGCAGCAGTGGTGGACAAACATTCCACGGAGGAAGGTATTGATGTTCCTGACGGCAAGAGGTGCAAATCTGAGCACCCCTGCGACCCCAGAGAAGACTCTAGCAAAGACGTTTCAGGAACAAAGATTTTGGCGACGGAATCCCAGGAAACCCAGTACTCATTGCCTTCTACCTCGGGGAGCAGCTGTCCTGCCAGCCAGGAGGAAGCCCCCGAGCTGGAGAGAATGAGCAGCCTGGAGGCCACCTTGCCCCAGAGCAGTATTGAGCCGTGTGTCATCTGCCAGAGCCGGCCCAAGAACGGCTGCATTGTCCACGGCCGCACAGGTCACGTCATGGCCTGCTACACCTGCGCCAAGAAACTTAAGAAGCGCAACAAGCTATGTCCTGTTTGCAGAGAGCCCATACAGTCGGTGGTGTTGACCTACTTCAGCTGA
- the mdm2 gene encoding E3 ubiquitin-protein ligase Mdm2 isoform X2 — METDNCLSNSQINAADNEKLVKPKGKLQTLLKHAGADKDIFTMKEVMFYLGQYIMDKQLYDKKQQHIVHCSNDLLGDVLGVSSFSVKEPRILYAMFSKNLVAVKNHDSQSGFTEPRSQSEPDRGPEKEESNRTSTATSCSSTSERRRRRSSDHAGASTDEEHCEPRKRHKSDSISLTFDDSLSWCVIGGLRRDRGNSESSDSRSDEIDISGSEDSETSFSQDSDSDHFSVEFEVESIYSDTYSQNDEASELTDEDNEVYEVTVYEADDGDDSFDEDPEISEADYWKCLQCEELNPPLPRHCPRCWSVRPDWFPELESDQKSWPTKSSPDIAAVVDKHSTEEGIDVPDGKRCKSEHPCDPREDSSKDVSGTKILATESQETQYSLPSTSGSSCPASQEEAPELERMSSLEATLPQSSIEPCVICQSRPKNGCIVHGRTGHVMACYTCAKKLKKRNKLCPVCREPIQSVVLTYFS, encoded by the exons ATGGAAACTGATAACTGCTTAAGCAATTCACAGATAAATGCAGCTGATAATGAAAAACTT gtgAAACCAAAAGGGAAACTGCAAACTCTGCTGAAGCATGCAGGTGCAGATAAGGATATTTTCACAATGAAAGAG gtcATGTTTTATCTGGGACAGTACATCATGGATAAACAACTTTATGACAAGAAACAGCAACACATAGTGCATTGTTCTAATGATCTTCTTGGTGATGTTCTGGGAGTGAGCAGCTTCTCTGTTAAAGAGCCCCG aATCCTCTATGCAATGTTTTCTAAAAACCTGGTTGCTGTCAAAAATCATG ATTCACAGTCTGGATTTACAGAGCCCAGAAGTCAAAGCGAGCCAGACAGAGGGCCGGag AAAGAGGAAAGCAATCGAACATCAACAGCTACTTCCTGTTCGTCTACTTCTGAACGAAGAAGGCGAAGAAGTAGTGACCATG CTGGAGCCTCTACAGATGAAGAGCATTGTGAGCCGAGGAAAAGGCACAAGTCTGACAGCATCTCGCTGACATTTGATGATAGCCTCTCCTGGTGCGTCATTGGAGGCCTTAGGAGAGATCGCGGAAACAGTGAGTCTTCGGATTCTCGGAGTGAT gaAATAGATATTTCTGGTAGTGAGGACTCTGAAACATCTTTCAGTCAGGATTCTGATTCAGACCACTTCAGTGTGGAGTTTGAAGTGGAATCTATTTACTCCGACACCTATAGCCAGAATGATGAGGCTTCGGAGCTGACCGATGAAGACAATGAG GTATATGAGGTCACGGTCTATGAGGCAGATGATGGCGATGACTCCTTTGATGAGGACCCTGAGATCTCGGAAGCA GATTATTGGAAATgcctgcagtgtgaggagttgAATCCCCCTCTTCCTCGACACTGCCCCCGCTGCTGGTCTGTGCGCCCAGACTGGTTTCCGGAGTTGGAAAGCGATCAAAAATCCTGGCCCACCAAGTCATCTCCTGACATTGCAGCAGTGGTGGACAAACATTCCACGGAGGAAGGTATTGATGTTCCTGACGGCAAGAGGTGCAAATCTGAGCACCCCTGCGACCCCAGAGAAGACTCTAGCAAAGACGTTTCAGGAACAAAGATTTTGGCGACGGAATCCCAGGAAACCCAGTACTCATTGCCTTCTACCTCGGGGAGCAGCTGTCCTGCCAGCCAGGAGGAAGCCCCCGAGCTGGAGAGAATGAGCAGCCTGGAGGCCACCTTGCCCCAGAGCAGTATTGAGCCGTGTGTCATCTGCCAGAGCCGGCCCAAGAACGGCTGCATTGTCCACGGCCGCACAGGTCACGTCATGGCCTGCTACACCTGCGCCAAGAAACTTAAGAAGCGCAACAAGCTATGTCCTGTTTGCAGAGAGCCCATACAGTCGGTGGTGTTGACCTACTTCAGCTGA